The region tttgtgatggaggcctggcgtgctgcgattcatggggttgcagagtcagatacgattgagcgactgaactgaactgaactgaactgaatcttactatcagggcttcccagatggtgctaatggtaaagaacccacttgccatttcaggagacgcaggagactaagatcaatctctgggtcggaaagatcccctggaggaggaaatggcaacccattccaatattcttgcctggaaaattccagagacagaggagcctggtgggccacagggtctcaatgagtcggacatgaatgaaatCACTTAGAATGCATGAACGCAATTTTATCATCTTTCTTATATctttcataaacacacacaaagacaatTTTTGTGATTAGCTTGGGTAGAAGGCTTTTCTAGGTATCTAGGTAAACCTTTGGATATTTACTCAATTATAacacattttttcaaaaagcagaagaaagtatAAAATGTAACAGACTTCATACTTTAATTTTCTGTGAGACGACATATGTCTCTACctagttccttttatttttagcgAGCATCTTGGCTGCCACAGAAATGACAGAAAGGTCTGTGTTAATTTCCTGTTTGTCCAAATCAGGAAAAATGAGTGCATTGAAGGATAGGTCATTGCAAAAGCCTGGAAAAGCATTCGGACCAGTTCCTTCTGCAGCTCATTAGAATTCCAAATTGTTAAAATTACAGTCAGAGTGTAAATggcaaacaggaaaagaaaggagatgaCAATTTGCATGGCTTTTATGTGGACCTTGGTGCTGAGATCTTGGGATCCTTTGCCGTTGAGCTTCATCTTCCTGAGATGTTTCCACAGGGAAAAGATTAGCAGCAGAAAAGATGTCAGGGACATAGTGAAGGGTATGAAATTTGTTAGTGTGAGCAGGGTCATATTTGAAAGGTGTAAAATGTCCCTTAATTTGGTCTTCTCAGTGATGTTTCTCTCATATTCACTTGTCTGAATAGTCTCATCTATACTTGACACTGCAACTTCAAAAAGCAAAATCACTGAAGCCCCCAACATCATCTTTTAACTCTCTACACGTTTAACTCTCCACTTCAGGTGAAGAAAAATTAGGCTGGAGAAATTAGCTATCTTGAGCAAATAAAATATACTGAGGCTAGTAGCAAGCCAGTTACTAAAATGGTTGCTTACTGTCCAGGCAACATGGATAATAATTCTTAAACTATATAAAGCTGGATTATACATAGTTGCATACCAGTTTATTAATATTGTCCAGAGCAAAAAAATTCTGCAGACTGCCagagcagtgagaagcccatcaGCTGAGGAGATCTTTTGTCTCCTGACCCAGTCATTGCAGTTCACCAGTGCTATGAAGCCTTTTGCGAAATTTCCCAAAACAAATTCTGTCACTGATAGAATGGAAAGAATGCTCAATACTAAAGTTATCATGTCTAAAAAAATCCAAGTCTAATGTCACTGTTGCGATTCCTTCCATATTCTGACCTTAAATTCTTTCTGAGGTTGATTTCTGGATGTGCAGTGAAGTTCTTATTTCTTTCAAACTCTGTGATGAATGTCAAGCAGAAAAGCACCAGGAAATAATATTGGAAGAGTTCAGTGACATCTCGATGAAAAACACTGCTATTCCCTAGCAGCTCAAATTAGCTCTCTTCATATACATTGTGCCCTCCCATGGAATGGATCACTTCATAAGTGACTTTGAAGTAAAATACAAATTCTCATTTGCCAGATGCAAATAAGTACTCATCGTTTTACAAAATTTCCCGTCTACCTCTTCATAATTTGTGTTCATCAACTTTTGTTGTTAGTGAGGAAAATTTTGAAacccaatgcagaggatgcacaGTGAAAGCTTAAGTGATTTGATCAAGCTTGATCATAGCTATGCTCTATGTTATTAGGATAATCATTAGGATCTTGAGGTGATTTGTAATGCAAAACAAACACCTAATATAGTGTtggaaactttcttttttaagacagaATCAGGACTTTTTGTAAATTTTACATGCGGAATAAAGGGTAGGCGTTGGAGAGCTGAATAAGTGGGAAATATTGGACAACTGCTACTATTTTTAGTCATCCAGGAACTGAGTTCTATTCCTGAAACCATGCACTATGAGATCTAGCTCTCATTTTTGGAAACTAAATTGAAATACTTTCTGAGCCTGCCTTGAAATTACAAAAGCTGCCACTTTAACCACAGAATAAGAGGTTGGGAAAAAGTAGCTATCTTCAGGAAAGACAAGATGCTGAGGCATATGTCAAACAAGACACTCAAGTGGTGGATCATTACACAAAGCTGAATATTATTTTTCCCAGTTTGACCAGTGTTATGTAGCTCTGCATAAAGCATCAAAGTAGATATTAATCAATCTGTACCAAGATTAAGAAATATATCCTAGTTATGGGTAAGCTGGTGAGAATGAGATTAATGAAGTTGATTTTCCAGTgtcttcccagttggctcagttcTTTATTCCAGTCAATGCATTTCCCCAAATGCCAACTATGAatttcatagattaaaaaaaacagagtCCTTATCTTGTATGCTTCACATTTCTTCTGAGTGAAAAAAAACTCCCATCCCAAATACCACTACTGATGATTAATGGGTTGAAAACTATTCATTTTGaagtacttttttgtttttattgtggtTTCCTTTCCATTTCAATAAAGGCCATCTTCTATTATCACACTGGTCCTTAGCTAACATTGTGAAAAACATTTCAATTCCTTTAAAATGACTTACTATGTGATTTTTCTGCCAACAAGAGTgactatttcttcttttattgtaaCATCTGATGTGCTCTTTTGTTATAATATGTATAAAAGAATAGAATTTGGTTTGCTTAAATGGTGATCAAGAAAGATTCTCTACCAAAGTTTCACCTCTGAGTtccctaaaataattttaaaaagcatgaaaacCCCTAAGTAGGAGTTTCTAAGAGccatttttcagaattaaaattgtgattttaagaatgaaattttatcaTCATCTTTATAATCAGCAGCCTCAATTGACTATAGaaccaaagaagaaaacacataaaaagtaaCAATAATTCAACTTGGTCTAGATAAAGGAAGGTAGGTAACTGAAAATAattcataaagtaaaaataactttGTACAAATGAATGTCAGTAATTGAAGTTTAAAGGAAACATACTATTTTTACCAGAATAATCTTCATTTTGATGACTATAATAATAGTAATCAGTATTTGCTAGATATATCCCTATATATTACAAGATATTCTTGTCTTTGACATCATATTTGCTTCTCAAAAACCTCATTTACTGGAAATAATATGAGTAACTTTTCTTGAATAACAGCTTATCTGTCATTATGGGGAAAGTCAAGGGACAAAACTTGATCTCAAAACACCATTCAAATGAGCAAACTATAGTACATCAATGACAGTGAGACCACCCAATATGCATGCTTCACATACTCAATCgttttggtcatgtccaactctttgcaaccctatacaCAATACAAAAATTCTCTAAGGTACAAAATTTctattatatattacatgtattaatatttcattatatagttTTAATCATAAtacaaaaattataagaaatgatTTTCTTAACTGAGTGTGGTAATGCTACAGCATTAAAAACAAGTCATGATTATTTTTTCTGCTTCACCCCTATcatggaagtgttagtcactcagtcgtatctgactctttgtgaccccatggactggggcccaccaggctcctctgttcatggaattctccagccaagaatactggagttggttgccatttcctcctccagatgattttccagacccagggatcaagcatgGGTctctctgcattgcagacagattctttaccatctgagctaccagggaagctcaccccTATCATAGGACTTCATTTTTTCCTAAGGTTAGCCTACTTATAAAAATCTAATATTCTTCAGTGAAatttattatacacatatataatatacccAAAATCTGTTTATTACTTTTGAATTTAAGGTGGTTCTCCTTTCCTAACCACATTTCTAATTACTCTGTATTGACTATGAAGTAAAAATACATGATAAAATAATATCTATCCCAattatacatcagttcagttcacttcagtcactcagttgtgtctgattctttgtgaccccaaggactgcagcacaccaggcttcgctgtccatcaccaactcccagagcttactcaaacttatgtccttcaagttggtgatgccatccaaccatcttatcctctgtcatccccttctcctcctgccttcaatttttcccagcatcagggtcttttcaaatgaatcagctcttcccatcaggtggccaaagtattagagtttcagcttcagcatcaatccttccaatgaatattcaggactgatttt is a window of Odocoileus virginianus isolate 20LAN1187 ecotype Illinois chromosome 23, Ovbor_1.2, whole genome shotgun sequence DNA encoding:
- the LOC139030673 gene encoding LOW QUALITY PROTEIN: taste receptor type 2 member 19-like (The sequence of the model RefSeq protein was modified relative to this genomic sequence to represent the inferred CDS: substituted 1 base at 1 genomic stop codon); this encodes MITLVLSILSILSVTEFVLGNFAKGFIALVNCNDWVRRQKISSADGLLTALAVCRIFLLWTILINWYATMYNPALYSLRIIIHVAWTVSNHFSNWLATSLSIFYLLKIANFSSLIFLHLKWRVKRVESXKMMLGASVILLFEVAVSSIDETIQTSEYERNITEKTKLRDILHLSNMTLLTLTNFIPFTMSLTSFLLLIFSLWKHLRKMKLNGKGSQDLSTKVHIKAMQIVISFLFLFAIYTLTVILTIWNSNELQKELVRMLFQAFAMTYPSMHSFFLIWTNRKLTQTFLSFLWQPRCSLKIKGTR